A window from Pseudomonas kribbensis encodes these proteins:
- the pyrF gene encoding orotidine-5'-phosphate decarboxylase, which produces MSACQTPIIVALDFPTRDAALKLADQLDPKLCRVKVGKELFTSCASEIVGTLRDKGFEVFLDLKFHDIPNTTAMAVKAAAEMGVWMVNVHCSGGLRMMAACREELDKRSGPQPLLIGVTVLTSMEREDLAGIGLDIEPQEQVLRLAALAEKAGMDGLVCSALEATALKTAHPSLQLVTPGIRPAGSAQDDQRRILTPRQALDAGSDYLVIGRPISQAADPAKALAAVVAELA; this is translated from the coding sequence ATGTCCGCCTGCCAGACTCCTATCATCGTCGCCCTGGATTTCCCCACCCGTGACGCCGCACTGAAGCTGGCCGACCAGTTGGACCCGAAACTGTGCCGGGTCAAAGTGGGCAAGGAACTGTTCACCAGCTGTGCCTCGGAAATCGTCGGCACCCTGCGTGACAAGGGTTTTGAAGTCTTTCTCGACCTGAAATTCCACGACATTCCCAACACCACGGCGATGGCGGTCAAGGCTGCCGCCGAGATGGGCGTGTGGATGGTCAACGTTCACTGCTCCGGTGGCCTGCGCATGATGGCGGCCTGCCGTGAAGAGCTGGACAAGCGCAGCGGCCCGCAACCACTGCTGATCGGCGTGACCGTGCTGACCAGCATGGAGCGTGAGGACCTGGCGGGTATCGGTCTGGATATCGAGCCGCAGGAGCAGGTGCTGCGTCTGGCAGCGCTGGCCGAAAAGGCCGGGATGGACGGTCTGGTGTGCTCGGCGCTGGAAGCCACGGCGCTGAAAACCGCGCACCCGTCGCTGCAACTGGTGACCCCGGGGATTCGTCCGGCCGGCAGCGCCCAGGACGACCAGCGTCGCATCCTGACCCCGCGTCAGGCGCTGGATGCCGGTTCCGATTATCTGGTGATCGGCCGTCCGATCAGCCAGGCAGCGGATCCGGCAAAGGCCCTGGCTGCGGTGGTTGCCGAACTGGCCTGA
- a CDS encoding sensor histidine kinase, with translation MRGRFDTLFSRLFGVLFVAIVLAHLLAFAWFHHYGPPPPPPPPEFSQGVEGQRPPPDPRFAHRPPRPWFGGPLVPLTFQFISLMIAAWYGAKLLSRPIQRLSDAAERLSENLDSPPLEESGPREARQAAHTFNLMQQRIREQVQQRARMLGAVSHDLRTPLSRLKLRLEQIDDDKLQGQMRQDLNDMIGMLDATLTYLHEQRTSEALQMMDVQALVESLCENAQDQGADVQVSGHCAPLAVQPMALRSCINNLMDNALRYAGQAHIELQDQREHLLIRVIDHGPGIAADKREAVFEPFFRLEGSRNRNSGGVGLGMTIAREAAQRQGGQLNLEETPGGGLTAVIRLPRL, from the coding sequence ATGCGGGGGCGCTTCGACACGCTGTTCAGTCGCCTGTTTGGCGTACTGTTCGTGGCGATTGTCCTGGCGCACCTGCTGGCTTTCGCCTGGTTCCACCATTACGGCCCGCCTCCGCCCCCTCCGCCGCCGGAATTTTCCCAGGGCGTCGAAGGACAACGTCCGCCACCGGATCCGCGCTTCGCCCACCGACCGCCGCGCCCCTGGTTCGGCGGGCCGCTGGTGCCACTGACCTTTCAGTTCATCTCGCTGATGATCGCTGCATGGTACGGCGCCAAACTCCTGAGCCGCCCGATCCAGCGTCTGAGCGACGCCGCCGAACGCCTCAGCGAAAACCTCGACAGCCCGCCGCTGGAAGAGTCCGGCCCGCGAGAGGCCCGGCAGGCAGCTCACACCTTCAACCTGATGCAGCAGCGGATTCGCGAACAGGTCCAGCAGCGCGCACGCATGCTCGGCGCCGTGTCCCATGACCTGCGCACGCCACTGTCGCGGCTGAAACTGCGCCTGGAACAGATCGACGACGACAAACTCCAGGGCCAGATGCGTCAGGACCTGAACGACATGATCGGCATGCTCGACGCCACCCTCACCTACCTGCACGAACAACGCACCAGCGAAGCACTGCAGATGATGGACGTGCAGGCACTGGTCGAATCCCTGTGCGAGAACGCTCAGGATCAGGGGGCCGACGTGCAGGTCAGCGGCCATTGCGCCCCCCTGGCGGTTCAGCCAATGGCCCTGCGCTCGTGCATCAATAACCTGATGGACAACGCCTTGCGCTATGCCGGGCAAGCACACATCGAGCTGCAGGATCAGCGCGAACACCTGCTGATCCGCGTCATCGACCACGGTCCGGGCATCGCCGCCGACAAGCGCGAAGCGGTGTTCGAACCGTTTTTCCGCCTGGAAGGCTCACGCAACCGCAACTCCGGCGGCGTCGGTCTGGGCATGACCATCGCCCGAGAAGCCGCGCAACGCCAGGGTGGCCAGTTGAACCTCGAAGAGACACCTGGCGGCGGCCTCACCGCCGTGATTCGCCTGCCACGACTGTAA
- a CDS encoding response regulator, translating into MNSLMHNSHVSVNEEQKDDKRWSIRALIVDDDVPIRELMIDYLARFNIHASGVTDGAAMRQAMQAEHFDVVVLDLMLPGEDGLSLCRWLRAESDIPILMLTARCEPTDRIIGLELGADDYMAKPFEPRELVARIQTILRRVRDDRTEQRANIRFDNWRLNSVLRQLIADDGLVVPLSNAEFRLLWVFIERPRRVLSREQLLDAARGRSIEAFDRSIDLLVSRLRQKLGDDPKAPQLIKTVRGEGYLFDARDIG; encoded by the coding sequence ATGAACAGCCTCATGCACAACTCCCATGTCTCCGTGAATGAAGAGCAGAAAGACGACAAGCGCTGGAGCATCCGCGCCCTGATCGTCGACGATGACGTGCCGATCCGCGAACTGATGATCGACTACCTGGCCCGTTTCAACATTCACGCCAGCGGCGTCACCGACGGCGCGGCCATGCGCCAGGCGATGCAGGCCGAGCATTTCGACGTGGTGGTGCTCGACCTGATGCTGCCCGGCGAAGACGGCCTGTCACTGTGCCGCTGGCTGCGCGCGGAATCGGACATCCCGATCCTGATGCTCACCGCCCGTTGCGAACCCACCGACCGCATCATCGGCCTGGAACTGGGTGCCGATGACTACATGGCCAAACCATTCGAACCCCGGGAACTGGTGGCGCGGATCCAGACGATTCTGCGCCGGGTGCGCGACGACCGCACCGAACAGCGTGCGAACATTCGCTTCGACAACTGGCGCCTGAACAGCGTCCTGCGTCAGTTGATCGCCGACGATGGTCTGGTCGTGCCGCTGTCCAACGCCGAATTCCGCCTGCTGTGGGTGTTCATCGAACGGCCGCGCCGGGTGCTCAGCCGCGAACAGTTGCTGGACGCCGCCCGTGGCCGCTCGATCGAGGCCTTCGACCGCAGCATCGACCTGTTGGTCTCGCGCCTGCGGCAAAAACTCGGCGATGACCCGAAAGCCCCGCAGTTGATCAAGACCGTACGCGGTGAAGGTTACCTGTTCGACGCACGGGACATCGGCTGA
- the xopAW gene encoding EF-hand domain-containing protein, whose protein sequence is MIGSVSNYTSYTSTSSTSTQNARSQQLQKELFAKLDSNGDGAVDQDELSSALSQKSSDGLLVNLSKQFGELDSDSNGSLSAEEMAAMAPPPPPDHNQAPDTDLADALIKALDTDGDGAISSDELSSGLTSAGSTADSSKIFSALDKNKDGVVSQDELTASLTPPPPPPRVSSDELFSQLDADGDGNVTATELNSVLQASDSTSSSNSDTSAALLKVLDSDSSGGVSSDELKAALQAGRQRPSDEQTANATQTTTEALNRMIANLSKQYSLGSTASVGKYLNVAT, encoded by the coding sequence ATGATCGGTAGCGTCAGCAACTACACGAGCTATACCAGCACCAGCAGCACTTCCACACAAAACGCCCGCAGCCAGCAACTGCAAAAGGAACTGTTCGCCAAACTCGACAGCAACGGCGACGGCGCGGTGGATCAGGACGAACTGAGCAGCGCCCTTTCGCAAAAATCCAGTGACGGTTTGCTGGTCAACCTGAGCAAACAATTCGGCGAACTGGACAGCGACAGCAACGGCAGCCTCAGCGCCGAAGAAATGGCCGCCATGGCCCCACCGCCACCACCCGACCACAACCAGGCCCCCGACACCGACCTGGCCGACGCCCTGATCAAAGCCCTCGACACCGACGGCGACGGCGCCATCAGCAGCGACGAACTCAGCAGCGGCCTGACCAGCGCCGGCAGCACCGCCGACAGCAGCAAAATCTTCTCGGCCCTGGACAAGAACAAGGACGGCGTCGTCAGCCAGGACGAACTCACCGCCAGCCTCACCCCGCCACCGCCACCACCCCGGGTATCCAGTGACGAACTGTTCAGCCAGCTCGACGCGGACGGCGACGGCAATGTGACGGCGACCGAGTTGAACAGTGTTTTGCAGGCCAGCGACAGCACCTCATCCTCCAACAGCGACACCAGCGCGGCGCTGCTCAAGGTGCTGGATAGCGACAGCAGTGGTGGCGTGAGCAGTGATGAATTGAAGGCCGCGTTACAGGCGGGGCGCCAGCGTCCGAGCGATGAACAGACCGCCAATGCCACTCAAACCACGACCGAAGCGTTGAACCGGATGATTGCCAATCTGAGCAAGCAGTATTCGCTCGGTAGTACGGCGTCGGTGGGCAAGTATTTGAATGTGGCGACTTGA